The Streptomyces clavuligerus genome includes a region encoding these proteins:
- a CDS encoding ectoine synthase, translated as MIVRRLDEVQTVDWGNGLSRRFLLESDGMGYSVTDTTVRAGTKSRLEYRRHLEACYCIAGTGEVVDSSGISHPIEPGTFYALDQHDAHFLIASQDEDLRLVCVFSPALRGGERHSLDPAAFSQY; from the coding sequence ATGATTGTCCGACGCCTCGACGAGGTGCAGACCGTGGACTGGGGCAATGGGCTCAGCCGCAGATTCCTTCTCGAATCCGACGGCATGGGCTACTCCGTGACGGACACCACGGTACGCGCCGGCACGAAGTCCCGGCTGGAGTACCGGCGCCATCTGGAAGCCTGTTACTGCATCGCGGGCACCGGAGAGGTGGTGGACTCGTCCGGGATTTCGCACCCGATCGAACCCGGCACGTTCTACGCGCTCGATCAGCACGACGCCCATTTCCTGATAGCGAGCCAGGACGAAGACCTCCGGCTGGTGTGCGTGTTCTCGCCCGCGCTGCGCGGAGGCGAACGGCACAGCCTGGACCCGGCCGCATTCTCCCAGTACTGA
- the trpA gene encoding tryptophan synthase subunit alpha yields MSGFFAHRPPDRPGLALFLNAGDPPLPVLADLVRMLDDRRVDCLELAVPFPDSVTDGPVVRRSAGRALAEGTGLDEVLRFVGSVRPRLRHLRIALLADWSHTVKPLPSLGDFVQRVAGSGADGLLLHGLPPRLRTEYGEAVRRAGLPRVATCYTASTAAVRAGAAADASAYVYLVAHYGRSGSALGTDLRGLAAAVAELRRTAAVPVAVGFGVRSRADIARLHRLGADAAVVGSAGVARIERALTEGADVVEAFHTFVQALSPDSP; encoded by the coding sequence ATGAGCGGGTTCTTCGCCCACCGGCCGCCGGACCGGCCCGGTCTCGCGCTGTTCCTCAACGCCGGGGACCCGCCGCTGCCCGTACTGGCCGATCTGGTGCGGATGCTCGACGACCGCCGGGTGGACTGTCTGGAGCTGGCGGTGCCCTTCCCCGACTCGGTCACCGACGGACCGGTGGTCCGCCGCTCGGCCGGGCGGGCGCTGGCGGAGGGCACCGGGCTCGACGAGGTGCTCCGCTTCGTCGGCTCGGTCCGACCCCGGCTGAGGCATCTCCGGATCGCGCTGCTGGCCGACTGGAGCCACACCGTCAAACCCCTGCCGTCGCTGGGCGACTTCGTCCAGCGGGTCGCCGGGTCGGGCGCCGACGGACTCCTGCTGCACGGGCTGCCGCCCCGGCTGCGGACGGAGTACGGGGAGGCCGTGCGGCGGGCCGGGCTGCCCAGGGTGGCCACCTGCTACACCGCCTCGACCGCCGCGGTACGGGCCGGGGCCGCCGCGGACGCCTCCGCGTATGTCTACCTCGTGGCCCACTACGGCCGCAGCGGCTCCGCCCTCGGAACCGACCTGCGGGGGCTGGCGGCGGCCGTGGCCGAGCTGCGGCGGACGGCCGCGGTGCCGGTCGCCGTGGGGTTCGGGGTCCGGTCCCGGGCCGACATCGCGCGGCTGCACCGGCTCGGCGCCGACGCCGCCGTGGTGGGCAGTGCCGGGGTCGCCCGGATCGAACGGGCCCTCACCGAGGGGGCCGACGTGGTCGAAGCGTTCCACACCTTCGTCCAGGCGCTCTCCCCGGACTCCCCCTGA
- a CDS encoding anthranilate phosphoribosyltransferase, with protein sequence MHEVLTALLARDRPPVDRPMWHSFWDGLRDGGLQRGETVALLASLSTRTPDQDTLSALLRSLDERRPECGVRLEDTANIVGTGGGPRTFNVSTAAAFVAAAMGVRVVKTGSRAHSGVCGSIDLLERLGIALTTSYEQTAEMVDRFGIAFPGGFVYPRELTLLARSILPLEMRQLGGLVNAIGPFLATMPVSAQLVGVGDPSVLPGLRRYAASVGDRRIWLCVNELGVDELVGSVDNVVHPNDGGTFRVPAEHPGRTAGPGPETAGPGTVTAGPETATAGPGTVTAGPETATAGPGTVTAGPEAGADALAGLRLAATDTGERAAERFLAVLSGQGTDQAARTVRLNAAALAVASGTFATWPDALASAGDALHGGGALRLVERLRAGGAR encoded by the coding sequence GTGCACGAGGTGCTCACGGCGCTGCTCGCCCGGGACCGGCCGCCCGTCGACCGGCCGATGTGGCACTCCTTCTGGGACGGCCTCCGGGACGGCGGCCTCCAGCGCGGCGAGACGGTGGCCCTGTTGGCGTCGCTGTCCACCCGTACCCCTGATCAGGACACCCTGAGCGCGCTGCTCCGCTCGCTCGACGAACGCCGTCCGGAGTGCGGTGTACGGCTGGAGGACACCGCGAACATCGTCGGTACCGGAGGCGGGCCGAGGACGTTCAACGTCTCCACCGCCGCCGCGTTCGTCGCCGCCGCGATGGGGGTCCGGGTGGTCAAGACGGGCTCCCGCGCCCATTCCGGCGTCTGCGGCTCGATCGATCTGCTCGAACGGCTCGGCATCGCGCTGACCACGTCGTACGAACAGACCGCCGAGATGGTGGACCGGTTCGGCATCGCCTTCCCCGGGGGCTTCGTCTATCCGCGGGAGCTGACCCTGCTGGCGCGGAGCATTCTGCCGCTGGAGATGCGGCAGCTCGGCGGTCTCGTCAACGCGATCGGGCCGTTCCTGGCGACGATGCCGGTCTCGGCGCAGCTCGTGGGCGTCGGCGACCCCTCCGTGCTGCCGGGCCTGCGGCGGTACGCCGCCTCGGTCGGGGACCGGAGGATCTGGCTGTGCGTCAATGAGCTGGGCGTGGACGAGCTGGTGGGCTCCGTCGACAATGTCGTCCACCCGAACGACGGCGGGACGTTCCGCGTTCCGGCGGAGCACCCGGGCAGGACGGCGGGCCCGGGACCGGAGACGGCGGGCCCTGGGACGGTGACGGCGGGCCCCGAGACAGCAACGGCAGGCCCGGGGACGGTGACGGCGGGCCCCGAGACAGCAACGGCAGGCCCGGGGACGGTGACGGCGGGCCCGGAGGCGGGGGCCGATGCCCTCGCCGGGCTGCGGCTGGCCGCCACCGACACCGGGGAGAGGGCCGCCGAGCGCTTCCTCGCGGTGCTGTCGGGGCAGGGCACGGACCAGGCGGCCCGGACCGTCCGGCTGAACGCCGCCGCGCTCGCGGTCGCGAGCGGGACCTTCGCCACCTGGCCGGACGCGCTCGCCTCGGCCGGTGACGCCCTGCACGGCGGCGGCGCGCTCCGCCTCGTCGAGCGGCTGCGGGCGGGGGGCGCGCGATGA
- a CDS encoding AMP-binding protein: MALRQGSGNALDLASSIVSRAVEHPDDPALVHSGEETSYGELLARAQRERARVARAAPDVDDPIGIPAEKSPATIALVLACLLEGRRFLLPSPALPSGALRELFERAGRTRVLSPAPAPAAGSVPTAESAPVPVAAAAPVPTATATATATATAAPVPEPPTGPRRRTGPDDVSFMLTTSGSTGRPKIVSLGRGAVDRFTDWAGERFGIRRGTTVLNYAPLNFDLCLLDVWTTLKHGGRVVLVDPAEATRAERLLDLLDRHEVRVVQAVPMLFRLLTDAAVPSGRRLDGVEHVIFTGDTLPTRCLADLPRLFGGARLYNLYGCTETNDSFLYEVDGTEPPDAPIPIGRPLPGVDAVIVGADGRLLTGPGVGELEVSTPFQTSGYPDPEQNAERFVTRLRDGQPRRFFRSGDLVRRHEDGRITLEGRNDHQVKVRGTRVNLHEVEQVLLAHPDVTEAAVVTVPDPVAGRLLRAVVRRAPAAAPAARLNTLVLRRHCAGLLPLTSVPSELLIVDTPLPRTSTGKIDRAGVERDHPTRATARPNEGNEGTAS, translated from the coding sequence ATGGCCCTGCGACAGGGCAGCGGGAACGCGCTGGACTTGGCGAGTTCGATTGTCTCCCGTGCCGTTGAGCACCCGGATGATCCGGCGCTGGTCCACAGCGGGGAGGAGACGAGCTACGGCGAACTCCTCGCACGGGCGCAGCGGGAGCGCGCCCGGGTCGCCCGCGCGGCACCGGACGTCGACGACCCGATCGGCATTCCGGCCGAGAAGTCGCCCGCGACGATCGCCCTGGTGCTCGCCTGTCTGCTGGAGGGACGGCGTTTTCTGCTGCCCTCACCGGCGCTGCCGTCCGGGGCGCTGCGTGAGCTGTTCGAGCGGGCGGGCCGCACCCGGGTGCTGTCACCGGCGCCCGCCCCCGCGGCCGGGTCCGTGCCCACGGCCGAGTCCGCCCCCGTACCCGTGGCCGCAGCCGCGCCCGTACCCACAGCCACAGCCACAGCCACAGCCACAGCCACAGCCGCGCCCGTGCCCGAACCGCCGACCGGGCCGCGGCGGCGCACCGGGCCGGACGACGTCTCGTTCATGCTCACCACCTCCGGCTCCACCGGACGGCCGAAGATCGTGTCGCTGGGCAGGGGGGCGGTGGACCGTTTCACCGACTGGGCGGGGGAACGGTTCGGCATCCGCCGGGGCACGACGGTGCTCAACTACGCCCCGCTCAACTTCGACCTGTGTCTGCTGGACGTCTGGACCACGCTCAAGCACGGCGGCCGGGTCGTCCTCGTCGACCCGGCCGAGGCCACCCGCGCCGAACGGCTGCTCGACCTCCTGGACCGCCACGAGGTGCGCGTCGTCCAGGCGGTGCCGATGCTCTTCCGGCTGCTCACCGACGCGGCCGTGCCGAGCGGCCGACGGCTCGACGGCGTCGAGCACGTCATCTTCACCGGGGACACCCTGCCCACCCGCTGTCTCGCCGACCTCCCCCGTCTCTTCGGCGGGGCACGGCTCTACAACCTCTACGGCTGCACCGAGACCAACGACAGCTTCCTGTACGAGGTCGACGGCACCGAACCCCCGGACGCCCCGATCCCGATCGGCCGTCCGCTGCCCGGGGTGGACGCCGTGATCGTCGGCGCCGACGGCCGGCTCCTGACCGGGCCGGGGGTCGGCGAACTCGAAGTCAGCACCCCGTTCCAGACCTCCGGCTATCCGGACCCGGAGCAGAACGCGGAGAGGTTCGTCACCCGGCTCCGGGACGGGCAGCCGCGCCGGTTCTTCCGCAGCGGCGACCTCGTCCGGCGCCACGAGGACGGCCGGATCACCCTGGAGGGCCGGAACGACCACCAGGTGAAGGTCCGCGGGACGCGGGTCAACCTCCACGAGGTCGAACAGGTGCTGCTGGCCCACCCGGACGTCACCGAGGCGGCGGTGGTGACGGTGCCCGACCCGGTGGCCGGGCGGCTGCTGCGCGCCGTGGTCCGCAGGGCCCCGGCTGCGGCCCCGGCCGCCCGGCTGAACACCCTGGTGCTGCGGCGGCACTGCGCCGGCCTGCTCCCCCTCACCTCCGTCCCCTCGGAGCTGCTGATCGTGGACACCCCGCTGCCGAGGACGTCCACCGGAAAGATCGACCGCGCGGGGGTCGAACGCGACCACCCCACTCGGGCCACGGCCCGGCCGAACGAAGGAAACGAAGGAACAGCATCGTGA
- a CDS encoding condensation domain-containing protein: protein MSGPDRPVDTPAMLSFAQQRLWFLDRLRPGRPDHNVPAAIRLRGPLDPRALRAALTGVVRRHEVLRSRIVVVDDTPCQVLEPVTCFVPVTTDLTHLPAGRALERAEELVAADMAAPFDLGTAPMLRARLIAIGPDDHLLLLVIHHIAADGWSLPVLWEEFAAGYRAALAGRAAALPELPVQYADFASWQHSSGTGPLLEAQLAHWRERLTGRGEAEFPPDRPRPAVWSGRGDRTTFELPGEVADGVRALGRTHEVTPFITLLAAFQVLLAHVSGSPGTPVGTPISGRTRIEVEPLIGFFVNTLVLHPDLSGDPAFTEVLARVRQCAVDAYAHQDIPFERLVEEVRPERDLGRHPLFTVMFQLDEEPAVPTGLPGLDARAHPVPHTVVKFDIEVSLTDHGDRFTGVVRYATDLFEHETVRRLAEEYRTLLGRLVGSPERPISAWRPALGPRTAPSAASAPSIASDRRPVTGGPSVRSGECAARPATETELLVLEIWNEVFTAASEAAGPGAAAPEAAGSDTGSEAAVPGRADGFAPDGVHSDFFQLGGHSLLASKAMSRLSRALGLELPVALLFYHPTVAELAQAVEVELLKDLGHTTPATGPSPAGKDRLS, encoded by the coding sequence ATGTCTGGCCCTGACCGGCCCGTGGACACCCCGGCAATGCTGTCCTTCGCCCAGCAACGGCTCTGGTTCCTCGACCGTTTGCGCCCGGGCCGGCCCGACCACAACGTCCCGGCCGCGATCCGGCTGCGGGGTCCCCTGGACCCTCGGGCCCTGCGGGCGGCACTGACCGGCGTGGTCCGGCGGCACGAGGTCCTGCGCAGCAGGATCGTCGTCGTCGACGACACCCCGTGCCAGGTCCTGGAGCCCGTCACCTGCTTCGTCCCGGTCACCACCGATCTCACGCACCTCCCGGCCGGACGGGCCCTGGAACGGGCCGAGGAACTCGTGGCCGCCGACATGGCGGCCCCGTTCGACCTCGGCACCGCGCCCATGCTGCGCGCCCGGCTGATCGCGATCGGCCCGGACGACCATCTCCTTCTGCTGGTGATCCATCACATCGCCGCCGACGGCTGGTCGCTGCCGGTGCTGTGGGAGGAGTTCGCCGCCGGTTACCGTGCCGCCCTCGCGGGCCGGGCCGCCGCACTGCCGGAACTGCCGGTCCAGTACGCGGATTTCGCCTCCTGGCAGCACAGCTCCGGGACCGGGCCGCTGCTCGAAGCCCAGCTCGCCCACTGGCGGGAACGGCTCACCGGGCGCGGCGAGGCGGAGTTCCCCCCGGACCGGCCCCGCCCCGCCGTGTGGTCGGGCCGGGGCGACCGGACCACGTTCGAGCTGCCCGGGGAGGTGGCGGACGGGGTCCGGGCGCTGGGGCGCACCCATGAGGTGACCCCGTTCATCACCCTGCTCGCGGCCTTCCAGGTGCTGCTCGCGCACGTCTCCGGCAGCCCCGGGACACCGGTGGGCACACCGATCTCCGGGCGGACCCGGATCGAGGTCGAGCCGCTCATCGGCTTCTTCGTCAACACGCTCGTGCTCCACCCCGACCTGTCGGGCGACCCCGCCTTCACCGAGGTGCTGGCCCGGGTGCGCCAATGCGCCGTGGACGCCTACGCCCACCAGGACATCCCCTTCGAGCGGCTGGTGGAGGAGGTGCGGCCGGAGCGCGACCTCGGCCGGCACCCGCTGTTCACCGTCATGTTCCAGCTCGACGAGGAGCCCGCCGTCCCGACCGGGCTGCCGGGGCTCGACGCGCGGGCCCATCCGGTTCCGCACACCGTCGTCAAGTTCGACATCGAGGTCTCCCTGACGGACCACGGCGACCGCTTCACCGGCGTCGTCCGCTATGCCACCGACCTCTTTGAGCACGAGACGGTACGGCGGCTCGCCGAGGAGTACCGGACGCTTCTGGGCCGGCTCGTCGGCAGCCCCGAGCGGCCGATCTCGGCCTGGCGGCCGGCCCTCGGGCCCCGGACGGCCCCGTCCGCCGCCTCCGCCCCGTCCATCGCCTCCGACCGGCGGCCCGTCACCGGGGGGCCGTCCGTACGGAGCGGCGAGTGCGCCGCCCGCCCCGCCACCGAGACCGAACTGCTCGTCCTGGAGATCTGGAACGAGGTGTTCACCGCCGCGTCGGAGGCCGCCGGACCGGGCGCCGCGGCCCCGGAGGCCGCCGGATCGGACACCGGATCGGAGGCCGCAGTCCCGGGCCGTGCGGACGGCTTCGCCCCCGACGGCGTCCACAGCGACTTCTTCCAACTCGGCGGCCACTCCCTGCTCGCCTCGAAGGCCATGTCCCGCCTCAGCCGCGCACTCGGCCTGGAACTCCCGGTGGCCCTGCTCTTCTACCACCCCACCGTCGCGGAACTCGCCCAGGCCGTCGAGGTGGAACTGCTGAAGGACCTCGGCCACACCACCCCCGCGACGGGACCGTCTCCCGCCGGAAAGGACCGGCTGTCATGA